From the genome of Oryza glaberrima chromosome 1, OglaRS2, whole genome shotgun sequence:
AGGCATGTTCTCTAGGTTTGTGCCAATCAGACTCAATTATGCTGGTTGCTGGACATGTTTGACCTGTACTCAACAGCAGCATCAACCCAACGTGGATATGAGTCCTTTAATTATCTGATCGGATGCTGCAATAATATTTGCCTTGATCAACTCAGGGTTGAAACTTGAAAATACAATATACAGGGAAGGGATAAATGGGATAACTAAAATGGTTGAAACAATTTGCAGATACTATGCGCTGACATCCTAAAAAATGATTGAACCTGGTATCTATGCACATAAACTTGGTATCTCTGCATGTGTTGGAGATTCTTACACACGAGCAATGAACATGGTTCCATACAAATGGCAGACTGTATCTGTAATATAACATTACGTAGATAATATAGATAGGCATGATCTTGGTTATGCTACAGTCCTGCGGTGATCTCACAAAACCACATGATTTAACATGCTGTGATGCTAATGCCAAATGCTTCATTCGATTGTGTTGCTGTAGCCTGTACACGATTGGAGTATTCCACCTGATAAGATCGGTCAATGGTCTATATAATTTGGTCAATGGTCACCTGCCTCAAAATTTGAGACGGCATTCCAAACTTCCCATCTTGATCTTATCAGCCatatctaaattttaaattttaaaacttaaatttaaacttttttaagtatatTTTCAGCATTGACTTTTAAACCACAAACAACatagatataaaagttttatccattaatttttttacggTTCATCAGATGTAATAGCTCAAATACTCAATAATGGAACGAAAGCTTGATTCGCCACGGCAAGAAGCAATCAGAACTAACAAAAAACAGTTTGGCTTATTACGATCTACTATACAATTTTCCAATTTGATTTACTGCATGCCTTCTGTTCTAGCACCAAATCTGACATGAACATTTTAAAACTGCAATTTGGTTGCCAATACCTTTTGCCAGTTTCAGAAGTTTTGGGACTTTAGCCTcgataatattatttatatggaAAAAGTCAAATAGATACAGTCATGAGGACATCGGATAGCAAATGGTTTTATCACTTCATCTGGATTCATGTTGTCATGGGTGTCTACGTTGTAACCTGtcgccttttttttctaaaagagaaGGCCTGATTCAATAAGTTTACCTAACACAATTTTTTCGAAAGAAAAAAGGGTACAACTTATGCTTCTATAATAATAAAGAAATATCCTCTGATGATTATCAGGACAATTTTATCAGCAACAGATTCTTGATGGCAAACCAATGTCTGGTTCTTACCAGGCAAGAGCCAACAGTTGACTTGTAGCAGAACTAGACTGTCTGCTTTTTGGTTCAATTTTGAAATTAAGCCGACATAACAGGGTGCCAAAATAAATCATGTCATTTTAGCAGTtttccctgtttttttttcagtttttgcatCAAAATTTGCAAAGTATCAATCGATTATCCATTCAATCAAGGTGCAGTCGTcagtttggactttggaccaTGCAGATCAAGTGCAAGTCTCCGGCACAACTGAAAATTAATGTGGTATCCTGAGTATCTGTCATGCAAACTAATCACATTGAAACCGTGGAAAACGAAATAAGCTTTTACATATGAGTGGTTAACGGTTGCTATCAGaagcatttttttaaagaaaataattatgttCATGCATATCTCTTTTGGATAATGGCAGCACTATTCTCTACTCACAGTTCAGAATATCAGCCATCTTCACCAACAGTTGAATTTCAGTCTCTGATTGCAAATTATTTTCACATTTTGTCCAGATTTAAAttgaagtgttttttttttatgacggGAGTAGTTATCACCTACAGTATCAAGATAACAGGTGCCAGTAAGAAGGGTCCTACTGAATAATTATATTCAGATGGTAAAAATtaattacaatagaaaaaacaaactaaatagaGTATAAGGTGCTACTGTTACAACAGTATGGCCATTATATGCATTTAACTAGGGAATGTGTTTCCTTTGCAAGTTGTAGTTTAAAAAATGGAAAATCTTCTGTTGCACTATAAACAAATAAGTTGGTAAGATCAGCTCTATTATAATTTTGCACACGCTCACTGTTCAGGATTCTATCTATAGCATCTGTACTTTAAGCAAAAAGCTTTCTTGCGTCTGAACTCTGAATACACGTATTAGCAGAGTGGTACTATCTACCTTGGATTTCCAGATGATGCAGAGAAGTAATCTTATTTAGTACCTGTACTTTGAGTCGGCTAACTGATTGCTGCTCATAACAAACATACATTAATGATTCAATGGAAACTAGTTGCCGATGCAATCTATCAAGCATCAACCGTGGTCCAGCTGAAGAAGATTTCCTCAGTGTTAAGGTACGGCTGTTCCTATACAATCTTATCTATGAGCACGGCACTAACAGCAGCTTATTCAGTGCGCAATAGACCGGCTACCTAACACAAAAGGCAGCTCTCTTGAAGCCTTCAACCTTCATGATGACTCAGTTAACACATATCTTAACTGATTATGCGATGAGCAAGTTGCAGAAGTAAATGGTTTAATCAATGAGGCAGAAAAGCTacgtcattatctaaaaaaaaataaaagctacGTCAGGGTGGGCAATTAGTGCAGGAATTTAGCTTCTTAGATCCTCGTTAATTAGACTGTGGTTCCGAGCGTCCATTTTCGATCTGACAGCCCGTTCGAAGCCAATATTGTGCTCCCTCCGTTCACAATACACTTGATAAATATACTTATCTACATGAATTGACAAAACTTTTTTATGGGAAAAAATGTGCCCTACCAAATTTATTGGTAGCTTAAATAGTAATGTTGGGTGTTTGGATTGAGACTAAAATAATTGGCAATGCCAAATCAAATTTGACACTAATCTAGAAGATTTTTCTCTACaatgtcaaattttggctttataTTGGTAGGAATCCAAATAAACTAGATTACAATTTTAACTTACCAAATAATTGGTAGTACCAAAATATGCCAAGGATTTGGTACTACCAAATATTTGGTAGGTAGCAAACTAAACCTACCCTATATTTATGAATAGATTACTCTCTTCAtcacataaaaaaccaacttctagcTACGAAATTAGAAGTAACGTATGTCCAAGTTCGTAgttagaagttggttttttaggATGGAAAGAGTAGTAGCCTTATATTTTCAGTAGCATGTCTACCAGCAATTGGCGGTCACGGCTCACTTTGGGGCCTGGAACTGTTCTTCAGATTCTGTGAACTTGAACATATACATGGGCGTGTAATAAAGGACTTTCTTCAGTGTCGATTGAAGTGCTGTCTAGAAGAGAATTCAGTGTACGGTAGTATAAAATGACGGCGGATattggccgccggcggcggcggcggcgaagaaatTCGGGGACTCCAGCTGCGGCCGTTGTTTCGCCGCCGGGTTCCTCCTTTCCACTGAGAATTGCCCAGGGAAGAGATATCTGTAAATGCAGGCAGAGTGCAACACATATCATCACATAGTTTATTTGTCATGTTGCTAATTTAAATTCTGCGCACGATACCCTCTCCCCAACTGTCTCGCTTGTCGTTAGTATCATCATATCATGATGGATATATCATACAGTATAAAATAAAGTTATAAACCATGAAATCTGATTCTTCTAGCCACTGAAAGGGAAGTCAAATAAGGAGAAAAAAACCGTGCCAAGTTGagcattttgatttatttttttcctaaccGGTATTTTGAATTCTTTTTATTGAGCTGTATGGCCCACGAGGCCCAAATTAACAATATACGGTCCATGGGTCTATGCAATGCCAGGCCCATCATGTGAGATTTGTGGGCCGGTTACGTGGGCTCGCCGTATCGGCCCAGCTTCACTCATACCGCGATAagctaagagaaaaaaaataaataaaactcctatacgttttttttttccacgaaGATTTCGAGGCTCGTGAGTCGTCAGCCCTCTCCTCCAAGCTAACCACATCCCGATGCCGCCCAaatcgaaggcggcggcggcggcggccgccgcggcggcggcgcagccggtcGCCGTGGAGGACCTCTTCACCACGCTGCACCGCCACATCGAGGCCGGCGAGTTCCCGCAGGCCGTGAAGGTCGCCGACCAAGGTAAAACCTCCTACGCGGCTCCGCGGTCCCTCTTCCCTGACCGCAACGCTGATCTGATCCTCCCGGGCTGATCCTGCAGttctcgcggcggcgccgggcgacGAGGATGCGGTGCGGTGCAAGGTGGTGGCGCACATCAAGTCCGATGCGATCGAGAAGGCGCTCGCCGCGATCCGGGCCGCCGAGCGCCTCCCGATCGACCTCAGCTACTGCAAGGTGATGCAAGTCCACCACGTTTTACTCCCGTTCGCGCGCTTGATCTGTTTGTTTACTTGTTACCTGGTATCCGTGTGGTGGCGCCTTGTGGTTTTAGGATCTAGGAGTGGCCACTACTGGCCAGATCTGTTAATGTTTATGGCTTGACGTAATTTCGCTTGTTTAGCTTAATATAGAGTCCAACGTAGGATGGATTTGAAATGATGATGCTGGCAAGTGGCAAcatgagattttttttgttaacattGCATCCAGTTTTactcgagatttttttttgttaacacTGTATTCAGTTTTGCCCGAGGCTGTGACCCATTGTGTGTGTTGCATGCTGATAGAATCTGACCGTGTATATATTTAGGTGAATGAAGGagaattttgtgaacaatcatCCACTCACTAGCTAATGCAAGACATTGTCAGGACTCAAAATGCTGTTGGGTAGCCACGAACTGAGTGCTAATTATGATTAGATTCATTTCTTTATCAAGTGCTGATTGTTTGCTGTTTCTGTCGAATTTTATTACATATGGAAAGATTGTACTTGACAGGACATAGATCTTTTCTGTAATTCtgttaataaaaaatggtatgCTTATGCTCTTAAGCTAAGTATCTACTTTTATCTGTATTCAGGCCTATTGCTACTACAGGCAAAATAAACTGCAAGAAGCTCTAGACCTATTGAAAGGTCAAGAAGAAACCTCTGCTATTCTTCAGTTGGAATCTCAGATTTATTATAGGCTAGGTAGAATGAATGATTGCATGAATAGCTATGAGAAGCTTCAGAAATTTAAGGTTGAGTCGATGGATCTGAAGATAAATATCATTGCTGCTCTGGTTGCTGCTGGAAGGGCCTCTGAAGTTCAGGCAACCATGAAGGCGCAAAAAGTTGATCTCTCCTCGAGGGCACTCAGAGATACTCGAAGCTTTGAGCTTGCATATAATTCTGCCTGCTCGttgatagaaaataaaaagtaTTCAGAAGCTAAAGAGCAGCTGGACTTGGCAAAAAGGTGATTCCTCGCTGAGGAACTGATATCTTAAATGAATAAATTCTTTCAGTTGCTTGAACTGATTCCATTTAATCCTACTTCCCTTCTAATCTTAAGAGCACGGTAGCTGACAGTTTATAGGTTTTTAGTAGCACGTCTTTTCCATTATTCTAGAATCCTGAATCCTTGTTTATGGATAAGTTGCTTGGCTATCAAAATTATGCAAGATCAGTATATTCTCTCGCAATACTTTAAGAGCATGCAACTTGTTGGGTTTTAGCTCACTTCTGTGTTCTTCAGAATTGGGAAAGAAGAGCTTATGGTGGACGAATATGGAGATGATGATATTGAATATGAACTAGCTCCTGTGTCTGCTCAGCTTGCTTATGTGCATCAGGTAATTAAATCTGGGAAATTTCTCCCGTGCAAATAGTTCAATCTATCTTTTCTGTTTAATTTTGAGCTTCAGGCTTGTAACTATTCTAGCTATATTTTCAGCTACAAGGACAAACCCAGGAAGCTATGGAAACCTATaataatataacaagcaggaattTGGCAGATCCCTCATCACTTGCTGTGGCAACAACGAACCTTATCTCGTTGAAAGGAACCAGGGACGCTGCTGATAGCTTGAGGAAGCTTAGCCGGCTTATTGAAAAATCTACTGCTCCCAACCAGTTGCAACTTATCGAAAGCCTTGAATCCAAGCTATCACCAAGGCAAAAAGAAGCTCTGTATTCTGCACATGTTCTTTTACTCCTCCACGCGAACAAAATTGATCAGGTTTGTCTCGGAACAGTTGATCCATCTCCCACTTTCTTTTTGTAGATATATCGTCTGTTAGCTAGTATTATTGAGGAATGTACTGATTGTTGTGTTGTATCTTGGTATGATATCTGATACTCATCTGGCATCACTGTGCTACTGATTAACTAATAATTGTTTATCATACTCATTGCATCTTTATACCATCTTGTAGTTTTTGTTCTTGTGTTTACCCCAAGTAGTGGCATTAGAGATGAGCCTAATCAAAGGTTACTGGTTGAGATGTGAGTGATGGGACTTAAGCAATAAGGAATATTCATTTGATGTGAAACtagtgaaaactgaaaaggttGGTTTGCAAATGGACGTGTTGCATACACATCTTATGATCTCGAATTACTTAATATTCATCTTGTTTTTCAGTTGTGCTTAGTATAAGATCACAAGCTCTGTTTTTATCGACTTTACGGTCTTACGTGTGTTGTCAGTTCAGTTTAGCAAGGAAAGTGATCATCACCATCATGTCTAGGAGAGATCAATATAATTGGTACCTTTCATTCAGTATTTGGACTGAACATACAGAAATTTAGCACTAATAATATAAAGAATTATATTCTGATAGAATTCTATCAGAATAGAATTCTTTATTGGTTATTACTATTTTCTTATCATGTTCTACTGCTTTACTGCTTGTTTCATTTGAGAGTAATGTTGTCTTTTATATTGCAGGCACATGAGTTTGTCAGTGGACTACTTGGTATGTTTCAGGACAGCACATTCCCTGTTTTGCTTCAAGCTGCAGTTCATGTGAGAGAAAAGAAGGTGCAGAAAGCTGAAGAAGTTCTTAGCCAGTATGCTGAGAAGCATCCTGAGAATTCTAAAGGAGTCCTCCTTTCGCTTGCTCAGATCGCTGCCAGTGCCAATCATTTTCAGATTGCTGCTGATTCATTGTCTAAAATAGTTGACATGCAGCACATGCCTGCTACAGTCGCTACACTAGTAGCTCTTAAAGAGCGCCTTGGTGACTCTAATGGTGCTTCTTCTGTGCTTGATTCTGCTATCCAGTGGTGGAAGAATTCCATGACTGAGGATAACAAATTAGATGTGTTCATGCGGGAGGCTGCTACATTTAAGCTCAACCATGGGCGTGACGAAGAGGCCTGCCAATTGTATGAGGATCTTGTTAAGAGCTTTGGAAGCGCAGAAGCGTTGGCGGGGCTAGTAGCAACTTCAGCGCGCACCAACCTTGAGAAAGCTGAACAGTATGAGAAGAAACTGAAACCATTGCCAGGTCTCAAGGGAATTAATGTTGAGAGCCTGGAGAAAACTTCTGGTGCAAGGCCTTTTGAGGCGCCCAAACCCATGGAACAGGACGTTACTGACGAAGTGAAGAAGCAGAAGGctaagaagaggaagaggaaaccTAGATACCCGAAAGGCTTTGATCCAGCAAACCCAGGGCCACCACCAGATCCGGAGAGATGGCTACCCAAGAGAGAGCGGTCAAGTTACCGCCCAAAGAGGAAGGATAAGAGGGCTCAGGTCAGAGGTGCTCAAGGAGCTGTGTCAAGAGATGGAACTTCATCTGCGAGCGCCAGTTCATCTTCGAAAGCAAACCAAGCCACCAAAGCTCCAGCTGCAGCCCCAGAACCACCAAAGGGTTCCAACAAGTCCCGGAAGAAAAAATCGAGATCTTAGACGACGAATCCAAACTATCACAGTTCACAAAATCAAAGATACCCTAGACTCTGTTCGTTTAGCGTTTTGACTCGCAATTTTGGTGTTGATTGCATTGTGTTGCCGGATTTGTCATGCTTTTACAATCATATTTTGCTGGCCACATCCGAGTCTGTACTGTTGCCAATTCTGTTAAACTGATGCAGATCTGATTGAAGTTCCGCCCTTTACATGTTAGACATGTGCGTTAGCACTCGATTTTAGCTTTGCTGTTCTGGTGTTTACATGAACAGTAGATTGCATTGCTAGTTTTCGCATGTTCCAGAAATCCAAACGCAATTTTAATAGTGGATTGCAAACCATTATCATACATTCAGATACAACCTTTCAGAAAACCGGTGACATGAATTATTCATTTTCAGAAGACATAAACGTCatgtttctaaagaaaaaaaaaaggagcacaaccatcaatatTACTTCCAAACATCCGACTGGATTACGTAACAAAGAGATCGAAGCTTCAGTTAGATGTTTGTGTTTAGTGGCAGCCACTATTAAGCGTTTTGTTCTGGATAATACCATGTGATGTTTTGGGACTAAACAACTACTTTTATAATGAAACAAAATATTAAGTGTTTCGTTTGGGACTAACAGCCTAACACCGTCATGTGATGCATAGCGATACTAGTATTAAGTGTTTCGTTTGGGATTAACACCATGTGATGCTTAGTTTAGTAAACAACTTGCTAAACAAACATAGCTAATATCAAGCAACGAACACAGGAGTAACTACTATTATCATTTATCAAGCAAAATGAATAACCTAGACAAACACTACTCTGCAACTACCATCCTTTAATCTTCTCTAGACATCGCTGCCACCTTCTTGCTCCTCTTCGTCTGCCGGCTTCTCTATATCCACGCCAAAAATCCGCACGATATTTCCCCTCGCTTCAGCTGGCGGAGACACCGGCGCCATTGGCACTTGCTCTGCTTCATGTTCATCCACGTCCGCTTTTACCTCCGCCGGTGGCAATGCCGCTCCGGCGATGGACGGA
Proteins encoded in this window:
- the LOC127754134 gene encoding uncharacterized protein LOC127754134, translated to MPPKSKAAAAAAAAAAAQPVAVEDLFTTLHRHIEAGEFPQAVKVADQVLAAAPGDEDAVRCKVVAHIKSDAIEKALAAIRAAERLPIDLSYCKAYCYYRQNKLQEALDLLKGQEETSAILQLESQIYYRLGRMNDCMNSYEKLQKFKVESMDLKINIIAALVAAGRASEVQATMKAQKVDLSSRALRDTRSFELAYNSACSLIENKKYSEAKEQLDLAKRIGKEELMVDEYGDDDIEYELAPVSAQLAYVHQLQGQTQEAMETYNNITSRNLADPSSLAVATTNLISLKGTRDAADSLRKLSRLIEKSTAPNQLQLIESLESKLSPRQKEALYSAHVLLLLHANKIDQAHEFVSGLLGMFQDSTFPVLLQAAVHVREKKVQKAEEVLSQYAEKHPENSKGVLLSLAQIAASANHFQIAADSLSKIVDMQHMPATVATLVALKERLGDSNGASSVLDSAIQWWKNSMTEDNKLDVFMREAATFKLNHGRDEEACQLYEDLVKSFGSAEALAGLVATSARTNLEKAEQYEKKLKPLPGLKGINVESLEKTSGARPFEAPKPMEQDVTDEVKKQKAKKRKRKPRYPKGFDPANPGPPPDPERWLPKRERSSYRPKRKDKRAQVRGAQGAVSRDGTSSASASSSSKANQATKAPAAAPEPPKGSNKSRKKKSRS